One segment of Burkholderiaceae bacterium DAT-1 DNA contains the following:
- the uvrA gene encoding excinuclease ABC subunit UvrA — protein MTYRPIDPNNVIRIRGARTHNLKNISLDLPRHKLIVITGLSGSGKSSLAFDTLYAEGQRRYVESLSAYARQFLQLMEKPDVDLIEGLSPAISIEQKATSHNPRSTVGTVTEIHDYLRLLFARVGTPYCPEHGQALESQTVSQMVDHVLSLPEDTKLMVLAPVLIGKKGENVELFDELRAQGFVRVRVDGEVYDLDSVPKLEKNKKHTIEVVVDRLKVRSDLQQRLAESFETALRHADGRAIAVEMDTGKEHWFSAKFACPICSYSLPELEPRLFSFNNPMGACPKCDGLGAIQFFDPKRVVTQPELSLAAGAVKGWDRRNQFYFQMIANLAAHYRFDVDTAWDDLPEKVQHIVLYGSGKDQVRFTYINERGTKFEREHAFEGIVNNLERRYRETDSMSVREELSRYVNNQACPGCHGARLRLEARHVKVGGCNVHDLSQLALRDSSRFFNELTLTGNKAQIAEKIVKEISERLGFLVNVGLDYLSLDRSADTLSGGEAQRIRLASQIGSGLTGVMYVLDEPSIGLHQRDNDRLLATLMRLRDLGNSVIVVEHDEDAIRAADCLVDMGPGAGEHGGQVMAIGTPEEVMANPDSVTGQYLSGQRTITVPAKRRAPEADRWLMLKGAHGNNLKHVNLALPLGMLVCVTGVSGSGKSTLINDTLYAAAARAINGATQEPAPYKQIVGLEHFDKVINVDQSPIGRTPRSNPATYTGLFTPIRELFAGVPMARERGYGPGRFSFNVKGGRCEACQGDGVIKVEMHFLPDVYVPCDVCHGKRYNRETLEVQYKGKSITEVLDMTVENALEFFSAVPTIARKLQTMMDVGLSYIRLGQNATTLSGGEAQRVKLSLELSKRDTGKTLYILDEPTTGLHFQDIDLLLKVLHRLREHGNTVVVIEHNLDVIKTADWLIDLGPEGGAGGGEIIATGTPEEVAANPRSHTGQYLAKVLAQSVSA, from the coding sequence ATGACCTACAGACCGATCGACCCGAACAATGTCATCCGCATTCGCGGTGCACGTACACACAATCTCAAGAACATCAGTCTCGATCTGCCGCGCCATAAGCTGATTGTCATCACTGGCTTGTCCGGTTCGGGCAAATCCTCGCTGGCGTTTGATACGCTGTACGCCGAAGGCCAGCGACGCTATGTGGAATCGCTGTCAGCCTATGCGCGCCAGTTTCTGCAGCTGATGGAAAAGCCCGATGTCGATCTGATAGAAGGTCTGAGTCCGGCGATTTCTATCGAACAGAAGGCAACGAGCCATAATCCGCGCTCGACGGTCGGCACGGTTACCGAAATCCATGATTATCTGCGTCTGCTATTTGCGCGTGTCGGTACGCCATATTGTCCGGAGCATGGTCAGGCGCTGGAGTCGCAGACAGTCAGCCAGATGGTGGATCACGTGCTATCGCTGCCGGAAGACACCAAACTGATGGTGCTGGCACCTGTGCTGATTGGCAAGAAGGGCGAAAACGTCGAGCTTTTTGATGAGCTGCGCGCACAGGGCTTTGTGCGGGTTCGCGTCGATGGCGAGGTGTATGACCTCGACAGCGTGCCCAAGCTGGAAAAGAACAAGAAACATACGATTGAAGTGGTGGTCGATCGCCTAAAAGTCCGTAGTGACTTGCAGCAGCGTCTGGCCGAGTCATTCGAAACTGCGCTTCGCCATGCAGATGGGCGTGCCATTGCAGTAGAAATGGATACAGGCAAGGAGCACTGGTTTTCCGCCAAGTTTGCCTGCCCGATCTGCAGTTATAGCTTGCCCGAACTCGAACCGCGCCTGTTCTCGTTTAACAATCCGATGGGCGCCTGTCCGAAGTGTGACGGACTGGGGGCTATCCAGTTTTTCGATCCCAAGCGGGTGGTGACCCAGCCGGAGCTGAGTCTGGCTGCTGGTGCCGTAAAGGGATGGGATCGACGTAATCAGTTCTATTTTCAGATGATTGCCAATCTGGCCGCGCATTACCGCTTCGATGTCGATACGGCATGGGACGATCTGCCCGAGAAAGTCCAGCATATCGTGCTGTATGGATCAGGGAAGGATCAGGTGCGCTTTACCTACATCAACGAGCGCGGCACCAAGTTCGAGCGCGAGCATGCTTTCGAAGGCATCGTGAACAATCTGGAGCGTCGCTACCGTGAAACTGATTCGATGTCGGTGCGCGAAGAGTTGTCCCGCTATGTCAACAATCAGGCCTGTCCGGGTTGCCATGGTGCGCGGCTGAGGCTGGAAGCACGGCATGTGAAGGTGGGCGGCTGCAATGTGCATGATCTCAGCCAGCTCGCCCTGCGGGATAGCAGTCGCTTCTTCAATGAGCTGACCCTGACCGGCAACAAAGCGCAGATCGCCGAGAAAATCGTCAAGGAAATCAGTGAACGACTGGGTTTTCTTGTCAATGTCGGACTAGATTACCTGAGTCTGGATCGCTCGGCTGATACGCTGTCTGGTGGCGAGGCGCAGCGCATTCGTCTCGCATCGCAGATCGGCTCGGGGCTGACAGGCGTGATGTATGTGCTGGATGAGCCCTCTATCGGGCTGCATCAGCGCGATAACGATCGCCTGCTGGCGACACTGATGCGTCTGCGTGATCTAGGCAACTCGGTGATTGTCGTCGAACACGACGAAGATGCGATTCGTGCAGCTGATTGTCTGGTCGACATGGGGCCGGGTGCGGGCGAGCATGGCGGTCAGGTGATGGCCATCGGTACGCCCGAAGAAGTGATGGCGAACCCCGATTCGGTCACCGGACAATATCTATCCGGTCAACGTACCATCACCGTACCGGCCAAACGCCGCGCCCCGGAAGCGGATCGCTGGCTGATGCTCAAGGGTGCGCATGGCAATAATCTCAAGCATGTCAATCTGGCACTGCCGCTTGGGATGCTGGTGTGTGTCACGGGGGTGTCTGGCTCCGGCAAATCGACGCTGATCAACGATACGCTCTATGCAGCGGCTGCCCGTGCCATTAATGGCGCGACGCAGGAACCGGCTCCGTACAAACAAATCGTCGGGCTGGAGCATTTCGATAAGGTCATTAATGTCGATCAAAGTCCGATTGGCCGCACCCCGCGTTCCAATCCCGCCACCTACACCGGCTTGTTTACGCCGATCCGCGAGCTGTTTGCAGGTGTACCGATGGCGCGCGAGCGTGGCTACGGACCCGGCCGTTTCTCCTTCAATGTGAAGGGTGGACGCTGTGAAGCCTGTCAGGGCGATGGCGTGATCAAGGTGGAAATGCACTTCCTGCCCGATGTGTATGTGCCTTGCGATGTTTGCCACGGCAAACGCTACAACCGTGAAACGCTGGAAGTGCAGTACAAGGGCAAGAGCATCACCGAAGTGCTCGATATGACGGTTGAGAATGCGCTGGAATTTTTCTCCGCCGTGCCCACCATTGCGCGCAAGCTGCAAACCATGATGGATGTAGGTCTGAGCTACATACGCCTCGGGCAGAATGCCACCACTTTGTCGGGCGGCGAGGCGCAGCGGGTGAAGCTGTCACTGGAATTGTCCAAGCGCGACACCGGCAAAACACTCTACATTCTGGATGAGCCCACCACCGGTCTGCATTTCCAGGATATCGATCTTTTATTGAAGGTGCTGCATCGCCTGCGCGAGCATGGCAACACTGTAGTGGTGATCGAGCACAATCTCGATGTGATCAAAACTGCAGACTGGTTGATCGACTTGGGTCCGGAAGGTGGCGCGGGAGGCGGGGAGATCATCGCCACCGGTACGCCTGAAGAGGTTGCGGCCAATCCACGTAGTCACACGGGTCAGTATCTGGCCAAGGTGCTCGCGCAGTCGGTAAGCGCCTGA
- a CDS encoding MFS transporter has protein sequence MNALELRASLSLAGLYGLRMLGLFLILPVFALYAQKLGGGENHSMIGLALGAYGATQALLQLPFGMLSDRIGRKKVIYIGLALFAAGSFVAGHADTVTGVMIGRIIQGSGAISAAITALLADLTREEHRTRAMAMIGGTIGVTFAISLVAGPLLAHWIGLTGIFDLTGVLAVLAIIGTWRIIPDPSRSTFHSDAEANPKRLPHVLRDPQLQRLNYGVFALHAAQMALFASMPLVLERAGFARDNHWQVYLPVMVIGFVLMIPAVIIGETRNKLKQVFLAAVTVMLIAQLGMSTGLDTQLQIYGWLGLYFLAFNILEATQPSLISKLAPAEAKGTAMGVYNTTQSLGMAVGGASGGWLYHHGGAPVVYAFCAILIGIWLIVTFGLRPPLPVRTLMFHLDDEVLADASDLARQLSQLEGVKEASVIREEGVAMLKVLRDGWDEATGRQLMRLPA, from the coding sequence ATGAATGCCCTCGAACTTCGCGCCAGCCTGAGCCTGGCAGGCCTGTATGGCCTGCGCATGCTGGGCTTATTTCTCATCTTGCCGGTTTTTGCGCTTTACGCTCAGAAGCTGGGCGGTGGAGAAAATCACAGCATGATTGGGCTTGCATTAGGTGCCTACGGTGCAACCCAAGCGTTACTGCAATTGCCGTTTGGCATGCTCTCGGATCGTATCGGCCGCAAAAAGGTCATCTATATCGGACTTGCGCTGTTTGCTGCAGGCAGCTTTGTTGCCGGTCATGCGGATACGGTCACCGGCGTCATGATTGGCCGGATCATTCAGGGCTCTGGCGCGATCTCCGCAGCCATTACGGCCTTGCTCGCCGATTTAACACGTGAGGAGCATCGCACCCGGGCAATGGCCATGATCGGCGGGACGATTGGCGTCACCTTCGCCATTTCACTCGTCGCAGGCCCGCTACTTGCCCATTGGATTGGTCTGACAGGCATATTCGACCTGACGGGCGTGCTGGCTGTTCTGGCCATTATTGGGACATGGCGCATCATTCCCGATCCGTCACGCAGTACTTTTCACTCAGATGCAGAAGCCAACCCAAAACGATTGCCGCACGTATTGAGAGATCCGCAACTTCAGCGGCTCAACTATGGCGTATTCGCCTTGCATGCAGCCCAGATGGCTTTGTTTGCATCGATGCCACTGGTGCTCGAACGAGCGGGATTTGCACGCGACAATCACTGGCAGGTATATCTGCCCGTCATGGTCATCGGCTTTGTGCTGATGATTCCTGCAGTCATCATTGGCGAGACGCGCAACAAACTAAAGCAGGTTTTTCTAGCAGCCGTGACGGTGATGCTGATTGCCCAGCTTGGCATGTCCACCGGACTCGATACGCAGCTGCAGATTTATGGGTGGCTGGGTCTCTACTTCCTCGCTTTCAATATCCTTGAAGCAACTCAACCCAGCCTGATTTCCAAACTGGCGCCCGCTGAAGCCAAAGGCACAGCGATGGGTGTTTACAACACCACGCAATCACTCGGCATGGCCGTAGGAGGTGCATCCGGAGGCTGGCTATACCATCACGGCGGTGCGCCAGTGGTGTATGCCTTCTGCGCGATCCTCATCGGGATCTGGCTCATCGTCACCTTCGGCTTGCGCCCGCCTCTGCCTGTGCGTACTCTGATGTTCCATCTCGACGACGAGGTGCTGGCAGATGCAAGTGATTTGGCACGGCAATTATCGCAACTGGAAGGCGTCAAGGAAGCCAGTGTGATCAGGGAAGAAGGCGTAGCCATGCTAAAAGTGCTGCGCGATGGCTGGGACGAAGCCACTGGTCGTCAGCTGATGAGGCTACCTGCGTGA
- a CDS encoding single-stranded DNA-binding protein: MASLNKVLLIGNLGRDPEIRYMPNGDAVANFSIATSETWKDKSSGQRQEKTEWHNVVAYRRTAEIVGQYLKKGSTVYIEGKLQTRKWQDKNTGQDRYTTEIICDDLKMMGGRGGQGGGGGAEYDQSAPAQSYGGGQQQSYGAPAAAPQSAPMQRPAAQPAKSFDDFEDDIPF, translated from the coding sequence ATGGCATCATTGAACAAAGTCCTGCTGATCGGCAACCTCGGTCGCGATCCCGAAATCCGCTACATGCCCAACGGTGATGCAGTGGCTAACTTCTCGATTGCAACCAGTGAAACCTGGAAAGACAAGTCCAGCGGCCAGCGCCAGGAAAAAACCGAGTGGCACAATGTGGTGGCCTATCGCCGCACTGCTGAAATCGTCGGCCAGTACCTGAAAAAGGGCAGTACGGTTTACATCGAAGGCAAGCTGCAAACCCGCAAGTGGCAGGACAAGAACACCGGCCAGGATCGCTACACCACCGAAATCATTTGCGATGATCTGAAGATGATGGGTGGCCGCGGTGGTCAGGGCGGCGGTGGTGGTGCAGAGTACGATCAATCCGCTCCGGCACAAAGCTATGGCGGCGGCCAGCAACAGTCCTATGGCGCGCCAGCGGCTGCCCCCCAATCTGCACCAATGCAGCGCCCGGCAGCTCAACCTGCCAAGTCGTTTGATGACTTTGAGGACGATATTCCGTTCTGA
- a CDS encoding transporter: MSIVVIACTNQVFAAHPLLTDDPETIGKGAWQYELNTDQAVFYEQNVRLGIDWVNSTLTAALTDNLDVSVNVPFLRYDKPEGGQAIGRSDISFGLKYRWYAAEEGLHAGLKAVAILPTGDETAGLGNGRTAAGVNGLLCHPIPFGTLMVNGGLLWTRQKETQTSRVWNMSVAAQIPVTESLTAVAEAGRYSTTVETKPEFAAIGVIWKVNQSVDLDAGLRRGLNDDEVKYSVGVGLTVHW, from the coding sequence TTGAGCATCGTCGTGATTGCCTGCACGAATCAGGTATTTGCGGCTCACCCCTTACTGACGGACGATCCGGAAACCATCGGTAAAGGTGCGTGGCAGTACGAATTGAACACCGATCAGGCGGTTTTTTACGAACAGAATGTCCGGTTGGGTATCGACTGGGTGAATTCCACGCTAACGGCCGCGCTCACGGATAACCTTGATGTGTCGGTGAACGTTCCGTTCTTGCGATACGACAAGCCAGAGGGCGGACAGGCGATTGGACGAAGCGACATTTCTTTCGGACTGAAGTATCGCTGGTACGCCGCTGAAGAAGGGCTGCATGCAGGCCTGAAGGCAGTGGCAATTCTTCCGACTGGCGATGAAACGGCTGGCTTGGGAAACGGCCGAACAGCGGCAGGGGTGAATGGTTTGCTGTGCCACCCCATTCCGTTCGGCACACTGATGGTAAATGGCGGGCTATTGTGGACGCGGCAAAAGGAAACCCAGACCTCTCGCGTGTGGAATATGTCTGTTGCCGCACAGATTCCGGTAACGGAAAGTCTGACCGCAGTCGCGGAGGCGGGACGCTACAGTACAACGGTCGAAACCAAGCCTGAGTTCGCTGCAATCGGCGTCATCTGGAAGGTGAATCAGTCGGTTGATTTGGATGCAGGCTTGCGCCGAGGTTTAAATGATGACGAAGTGAAATACTCGGTAGGTGTCGGGTTAACGGTGCACTGGTAG
- a CDS encoding VOC family protein translates to MSSNSQYVWYELMTPAPAESAAFYQKVTGWTFKDAGMPDMAYDIIHAGDYPIGGAMALPDELRAAGVPAHWIAYISVDDVDQAASKAESLGGKICRAPDDIPNVGRFSVVSDPQGAVICLYKPAGDAMPVPPVETIGNISWRELHTTDVEGALTFYQAMFGWDKGETMDMGPNGIYQILQNGQVQLGGMLKKADEIPQSFWLFYANCRSIEGAMAVIQAEGGKVIMGPHPIPSGAYICMAFDPHGAPFALVGAKN, encoded by the coding sequence ATGAGCAGCAATAGCCAGTATGTGTGGTACGAATTGATGACGCCCGCCCCCGCCGAATCCGCGGCGTTCTACCAGAAGGTCACCGGCTGGACATTCAAGGACGCAGGCATGCCTGATATGGCCTACGACATCATCCACGCGGGAGATTACCCGATTGGTGGTGCGATGGCGCTGCCTGATGAATTGCGCGCCGCAGGAGTCCCTGCGCACTGGATTGCCTATATCAGCGTGGACGATGTAGATCAGGCTGCCAGCAAAGCCGAATCACTGGGTGGCAAAATCTGTCGTGCGCCGGACGACATCCCGAATGTGGGCCGATTCTCCGTCGTCAGCGATCCGCAAGGCGCGGTGATCTGCCTGTACAAACCAGCAGGCGATGCCATGCCTGTCCCGCCAGTGGAAACCATCGGCAATATCTCATGGCGCGAGCTGCATACGACAGATGTTGAGGGCGCGCTGACCTTCTATCAGGCGATGTTTGGCTGGGATAAGGGCGAGACCATGGATATGGGCCCGAATGGCATCTATCAGATTCTGCAAAATGGTCAGGTGCAACTGGGTGGCATGCTGAAAAAAGCCGACGAAATCCCGCAATCGTTCTGGCTGTTCTACGCGAATTGCCGCAGCATCGAAGGTGCCATGGCCGTTATTCAGGCCGAAGGCGGCAAGGTGATCATGGGTCCGCATCCAATTCCGAGCGGCGCCTATATCTGTATGGCCTTCGATCCGCATGGTGCGCCATTTGCGCTGGTGGGGGCGAAGAACTGA
- a CDS encoding GNAT family N-acetyltransferase, with amino-acid sequence MSTLTRKAELSDLEGLLALYRELRPHDPEQPPAVASARLASLLEQQFVHVLVCESSGTLVATCMLAVIPNLVNGGRSFGVIEHVVTGSAHRGKGYARRVLDHALTLAWSLDCYKVMLLSGAHRTEAHALYASLGFDGDVERGFVAKPR; translated from the coding sequence ATGAGCACACTCACGCGTAAAGCTGAACTTAGCGACCTTGAAGGTCTTCTCGCGCTATACCGGGAACTGCGGCCGCATGATCCCGAGCAGCCCCCCGCTGTTGCCAGTGCGAGATTGGCGAGTTTGCTGGAGCAGCAATTTGTGCATGTTCTGGTGTGTGAGTCGAGCGGGACGCTGGTGGCAACGTGTATGCTGGCGGTGATTCCCAACCTGGTGAATGGTGGGCGATCCTTTGGCGTGATCGAGCATGTGGTGACAGGATCCGCACACCGGGGTAAAGGATACGCAAGGCGTGTGCTTGATCATGCGCTTACGCTGGCATGGTCGCTGGATTGTTACAAAGTCATGCTGCTTTCAGGCGCGCACCGCACTGAGGCCCATGCTTTGTATGCGTCACTGGGTTTTGATGGGGATGTCGAGCGCGGATTTGTAGCCAAGCCCCGCTAG
- a CDS encoding VOC family protein, which produces MTIFSIQRIDHVVLRVASLDASISFYQKVLGCTVVRRRDDLGLIHLAAGESMIDLVSLHGPIGKRGGAAAGVEARNMDHLCLRVEPFDEPELVQFLLKQGVHPLGAAEINFGAEGDGLSLYIHDPDGNLVELKGPSNTG; this is translated from the coding sequence ATGACCATTTTTTCCATTCAACGGATTGACCACGTCGTTCTTCGTGTAGCCAGTCTTGATGCATCGATATCGTTCTATCAAAAAGTATTGGGGTGCACTGTGGTTAGACGGCGCGACGATCTGGGCCTAATTCATTTGGCCGCAGGGGAGTCGATGATCGATCTCGTATCATTGCACGGACCGATCGGAAAGCGAGGCGGAGCTGCTGCAGGCGTAGAGGCGAGAAACATGGACCATCTGTGCTTGCGCGTTGAACCGTTTGACGAACCGGAGCTGGTTCAATTCCTGTTGAAACAGGGTGTCCATCCGCTGGGTGCGGCAGAGATCAACTTTGGCGCCGAAGGAGATGGGTTGTCCCTATATATTCATGATCCGGATGGCAATTTGGTGGAATTAAAGGGGCCATCAAATACTGGCTAA
- a CDS encoding sulfate ABC transporter substrate-binding protein → MKKLALSVVLAVSVLSTGVHAAGKELLNVSYDPTRELFQDYNKAFTAYWKKTANEEISVRQSHGGSGKQARAVLDGLEADVVTLALAYDIDELSEKAQLLPNNWQARLPHRSSPYTSTIVFLVRKGNPKQIKDWGDLVRPGVEVVTPNPKTSGGARWNYLSAWGWSASQPGGSDKSAKDFITKLYGNVKILDTGARGSTVTFTERGQGDVLIAWENEAFLALNENGGADKFQIVVPSSSILAEPPVAVVDKNVAKHGTAKVAQAYLQYLYSPEGQEIAAKNFYRPTDPAVAAKYAAKFPKLKLFTIDEKFGGWAKAQKAHFEDGGVFDQIYKK, encoded by the coding sequence ATGAAGAAGTTAGCCCTGTCCGTTGTGCTTGCTGTGAGCGTGCTGTCGACTGGTGTACACGCTGCAGGCAAGGAATTGCTGAATGTGTCGTACGATCCTACCCGGGAACTGTTCCAGGACTATAACAAGGCATTTACTGCTTACTGGAAGAAAACAGCCAATGAAGAAATCAGCGTTCGACAGTCGCACGGTGGTTCGGGTAAGCAGGCGCGCGCAGTGCTCGATGGCCTGGAGGCCGATGTAGTGACGCTGGCGCTGGCTTACGACATTGACGAGCTCTCCGAAAAAGCACAGCTGCTGCCAAATAACTGGCAAGCACGCCTGCCGCATCGTTCGTCCCCGTACACTTCTACCATCGTATTCCTGGTGCGCAAGGGTAATCCCAAGCAGATCAAAGACTGGGGCGATCTGGTACGTCCGGGGGTGGAAGTCGTGACGCCCAATCCGAAGACGTCCGGTGGTGCACGCTGGAACTATTTGTCGGCATGGGGCTGGTCCGCATCGCAGCCGGGTGGCAGTGACAAATCAGCCAAGGACTTCATCACCAAGCTGTACGGCAATGTGAAGATTCTGGATACCGGCGCACGTGGATCGACCGTCACCTTTACCGAACGTGGTCAGGGGGATGTGCTGATCGCATGGGAAAACGAAGCCTTCCTCGCATTGAATGAAAACGGCGGCGCAGACAAGTTCCAGATCGTGGTGCCAAGCAGCTCTATTCTGGCTGAGCCACCTGTGGCAGTAGTCGACAAGAACGTCGCCAAGCACGGCACAGCCAAGGTTGCGCAAGCCTATCTGCAATACCTGTACAGCCCGGAAGGTCAGGAAATTGCTGCCAAGAATTTCTACCGCCCCACAGATCCTGCCGTTGCCGCCAAGTATGCAGCCAAGTTCCCCAAGCTGAAGCTGTTTACCATCGACGAGAAGTTTGGTGGCTGGGCCAAGGCACAGAAAGCACACTTTGAGGACGGCGGCGTGTTTGACCAGATTTACAAGAAGTGA
- a CDS encoding sigma-54 dependent transcriptional regulator, with translation MLNLAHDHPPIVTLEGTNSQPTSIRAKAQVFFDPASRALLKQIQQLGPSDAPVLIIGETGTGKELVARQLHQLSGRAGPFIAVNCGAISEQLAESELFGHEAGAFTGATQRRIGWFEAADGGTLFLDEIGDLPPNLQVKLLRVLQEREVVRVGARKPTPVDIRLVAATNVDLADAVTAGHFRLDLLYRLNIAQIDLPPLRNRIGDILPLAEYFLGLYCKRLGTKIPDIHPDTIRQLEAYAWPGNIRELENVVHYAVLISSGQQILPKHLKLSGAIRPAGREPVSPEEHITDALKQLLASGAPDLFNRLEWQIITTAFNLTGENQVRTASLLGISRNVLRTLLKKHGLLGKVEDDTELAEAG, from the coding sequence ATGCTGAATCTTGCCCATGATCACCCGCCAATTGTTACGCTGGAAGGCACTAATTCTCAACCGACATCTATTCGCGCCAAAGCGCAGGTCTTTTTTGATCCCGCTTCCCGCGCGTTGCTCAAGCAGATCCAGCAACTCGGGCCCAGCGATGCACCCGTGCTGATTATCGGCGAAACAGGGACAGGCAAGGAACTGGTGGCACGTCAGTTGCATCAGTTAAGTGGACGAGCCGGCCCCTTTATTGCGGTCAACTGTGGTGCGATCAGCGAACAGCTGGCTGAGAGCGAATTGTTTGGCCACGAAGCGGGGGCGTTTACCGGTGCTACCCAGCGGCGCATTGGCTGGTTCGAGGCGGCGGATGGGGGGACTTTATTCCTCGATGAGATTGGCGACCTGCCACCCAATCTGCAGGTAAAGCTGCTGCGGGTATTGCAAGAGCGGGAGGTGGTTCGCGTCGGCGCACGCAAGCCTACACCCGTTGATATCCGTCTGGTTGCTGCCACTAACGTGGATCTGGCCGATGCTGTCACCGCAGGCCATTTCCGCCTGGATTTGCTGTATCGCCTGAACATTGCCCAGATCGATCTGCCACCGCTGCGAAATCGGATCGGCGATATTCTGCCGCTGGCCGAGTACTTTCTAGGGCTCTATTGCAAGCGGCTGGGGACCAAGATTCCGGATATCCATCCAGATACGATCCGCCAGCTTGAAGCCTATGCGTGGCCGGGCAATATCCGGGAACTGGAGAATGTTGTGCACTATGCCGTGCTGATCAGTTCCGGCCAGCAGATTCTGCCCAAGCATTTGAAGCTGTCGGGGGCAATTCGCCCAGCAGGACGCGAGCCTGTTTCGCCAGAAGAGCACATTACCGATGCATTGAAGCAGCTGCTGGCCTCGGGTGCGCCTGATCTGTTTAATCGGCTTGAGTGGCAGATCATCACGACGGCGTTCAATCTAACAGGCGAAAATCAGGTCAGAACGGCGTCTCTACTCGGCATTTCGCGTAATGTACTGCGCACGCTGCTTAAAAAGCATGGGCTACTGGGTAAGGTTGAGGATGATACCGAGCTGGCCGAGGCGGGCTAG